DNA from Streptomyces sp. NBC_01476:
ATGGCGTGTCAGTGGTCCGCAGCAACACAATCCGCCGGACACGGCACGATGTGTCGGCAACCGAACGCCCCTCTGTCAAGGGCGTAACCACGCGATCGGCCGGGTCTCAGCTGCCAAGACCCGGCCGGATAAACGGAGTTGACACCGGCTGCCAGAAACCGGCGCCCGATCAGCCCAGCAGGGCTTGCAGGTCGGCGGCCTGCAGGCCGTGCGCCTCGGCGACCGGGCCGTAAACGACCTGTCCCTCATGGGTGTTGAGACCGAGCGCGAGCGCCACGTCCCGGCGCAGCGCCTGGCGCCAGCCCCTGTCGGCGACCTCCACGATGTACGGCAGCGTGGCGTTGGTCAGCGCGTACGTCGAGGTGTTGGGCACCGCGCCGGGCATGTTGGCGACGCAGTAGAAGACCGACCCGTGGACGGTGAAGGTCGGCTCCGCGTGCGTGGTGGGCCGGGAGTCCTCGAAGCAGCCGCCCTGGTCGATGGCGATGTCGACAAGTACCGAACCCGGCTTCATCCGGGACACCAGCTCGTTGCTGACGAGCTTGGGGGCCTTCGCGCCGGGGATGAGCACCGCGCCGACCACCAGATCGGCCTCCAGCACGGCCTGTTCGAGCGCGTATGCGTTGGAGGTGATGGTCTGCACGCGGTTGCCGAACACCTTGTCGGCCTCGCGCAGCTTGTTCACGTCCTTGTCGAGCAGGGTGACGTGGAAGCCGAGGCCGAGCGCGATGGTGGTGGCGTGCCAGCCGGAGACACCGGCGCCGATGACGACCGCCCGGCCGGAGCGGACGCCGGGCACGCCGCCGGGCAGCACCCCGCGGCCGCCGGCCGAACGCATCAGGTGGTAGGCGCCGACCTGCGGGGCCAGCCGGCCGGCCACCTCGGACATCGGGGCGAGCAGCGGCAGCTGCCGGTTGGGCAGCTCGACGGTCTCGTAGGCGATGGCGGTGGTACCGGACTCCAGCAGCGCGTCGGTGCACTCCCGGGAGGCGGCCAGGTGCAGGTACGTGAAGAGGGTCAGGTCCTTGCGGAGGCGGTGGTACTCCTCGGCGACCGGCTCCTTCACCTTCAGCAGCAGCTCGGCCCCGGCCCACACCTCGTCGGCGGTGGGCAGGATGGCGGCG
Protein-coding regions in this window:
- the ald gene encoding alanine dehydrogenase codes for the protein MIDVKVGIPREVKNNEFRVAITPAGVHELVRNGHQVLVEEGAGDGSSIPDQEYLAAGAAILPTADEVWAGAELLLKVKEPVAEEYHRLRKDLTLFTYLHLAASRECTDALLESGTTAIAYETVELPNRQLPLLAPMSEVAGRLAPQVGAYHLMRSAGGRGVLPGGVPGVRSGRAVVIGAGVSGWHATTIALGLGFHVTLLDKDVNKLREADKVFGNRVQTITSNAYALEQAVLEADLVVGAVLIPGAKAPKLVSNELVSRMKPGSVLVDIAIDQGGCFEDSRPTTHAEPTFTVHGSVFYCVANMPGAVPNTSTYALTNATLPYIVEVADRGWRQALRRDVALALGLNTHEGQVVYGPVAEAHGLQAADLQALLG